One Seriola aureovittata isolate HTS-2021-v1 ecotype China chromosome 3, ASM2101889v1, whole genome shotgun sequence genomic window, GGAGCAGCCACAATCACCTCCTGtggagaagcagagagggagagaaaagaaaaattagagAAATAAGAGGGTCAACTTCActtctgcagcaggacacaaacactgaaaataaagccAGTACATAACTGTAAGTGGTCGGCTCGAGTACAACATGTTGGAATTGCATAAACCACTGAGCCAAACTTCCTTCCTAGTTCTGTGCTGCAGTTTAAAtgcactgtttttattttgagggGAAATCAGCCATTGTGGTGCAGCTAAGGGTGTGTGTATTATCTGAAAAAACAGCTTAGCAACCAAAACACCTCATGAATAGTGACATAAATGGTGCTTAGCATCAAGTACTAGGAGGTGAAAGCAGTTGTGAGTGCTGGGTGAAAGTGGGAGATTAACTTAATGgcaaatgacattttacatctcAAACACCAATTTTgataaagtattttaaataatCTATTAATCAACCTCCTTAATTATGAATGTCAATGTATTATAGTCAAAAAcggtgatattctatatttttcttattgtcaacaaatccagaAACTCACGAAAAACATGAAACCAATAGGCTAAAcagtttcctaaaacagctggttgctcaaacaggagtaaattgtgcatttgttggggactattttgaGCTGTGATTAATACAGATCTGTATGTGGGATgcactcaaaaagaaaaaagaaaaaaaaactgtcaccaAGCAACAGTGCAGCTCACTGATGTGTTATGTAATGTAATACTTACCTTATCCTTTAAGACACATAATTACGAACAATTTTCTGCTTCTGTGAATTAATGGTTTGTGGTATTGCTCAATTTTGCTTGTCATGCCAGCTATAGTGGGACAGCACttctctgtttttcactttgcttatataataaaaaataattattagtctAATTGACTCATTTTAAAGCCTATTGTTATATTTTAATGTGGTTGTTAAAAAGAACATGCCTACATCACAACCCACAGTCTTTCACTTCTGCAAAAACCCCCAACCACTGTTGtcaacaggaaaaataaatatcaccAGATCAACTGACTGATCAACAGATTAATTATCCATATTACTTAATACCCcaaattttaatgaaaacagatACAAACTGTCATCCATTACTGGTGTACCTTATTGTGTAGTGTTATTAGTTGTGCACACACccagacatacagtacaaacaaaaaaaaaggaaactttgTTATTATGTAACCTTTTTACATATGTTTAAGAACATGTAGCTGTTTCACAATACCTGAGTCAACTTTATCCAAAAAATACAGCAAGACACTAGCAATATGAATATCTGCAGAATATTTACTTGACTTTTATTAGAAGCAGTTGTGTGAGTAGAAGGTGATTATTATTTCTCTGATTGATGACACCTGCTAATAAAGAAGAATTAAGCATAGTTTTGCCATCCTGTGAATATCTGGCCACACCTTGGATAAACAGTCACACTGAGGTAACAGATACACAGCATCAGTGGTAGACTAACAGGTCAGACACTGATAAGATGTTGAAACAACATtacaaaagagaagaagaaggttattatgaaaagaaatatttgcatttttcggtttcaaaagcctgaaaaaatgtaaattagtTGAAGTAACCTGGTGATCAAGTCCTGCTGCAATGTGACCCACCttgcacagaaacaaagaacACTCGTCTCCCTAGACTGGTGGAGTCGTCGGACCTGCCATGCATGAGCAGCTTGCAACTGTACATGGCACTGTCctctggctgcagctgctgcagagtgagGTTGTAGGTGATGCCACTGGGGCCGGGCGCCGAGGACAGATGGACCCTCTCAGTAGAgaactgagaggaggaggaggaaggaggactCCTGCCATGGTGACTCTTTGAGTGGTACAACGTCTCCACTGGAGCCAAGCCCCTCTGTCGCTTTAGACTCACCCCCTCCACGGCCAAGCCTTCCTCATTTGGGGAGAAACAGGGGAGCACAGCAAAGCCCCCGGCACATGTCTCTACCAACCCTATGTCCACCAACCCATGGGCATCTCCAGAgaggaaagggggaaaaaactgATGTAATGCACAGGGGCACCACTAGATCCTACGTTTAAACTGTGAGATCATTTGGAGCACATATATCAGCCATTGTCAGGGTGCATTGTCAGGTAGTAATACactgttttgaacatttttttaacacaatATTACAGTAAGATATAAAttcaaattatgtaaaaatgtatcatgtATCATAATCTACACTTGACTGTTGTAGCCAGGCTATTGAGACTAACTGACCAGAGTGAGTCATAATGGGTGAATATAATGTTTGTCAAATGAGGAAAAGTCTCACAATTTAGATTTCATGGTCAGAGCTGTGTCGAACTTTAGGAATTTCAgctgttaaattattattattaatatattttaacagATTATTTTTTACTGACACACCCCAAAAGGTTTCACAATACTATTTGAGTACAGCATCAAAGACTTATTAATGTTGATGAATCATTTATCAACAGTATAATCAATATATCAGTAATGTTTAATTCATAAAGAgaacttttgggttgccaggttatGTATATCCTCCTCCACCATAATAGGGGCCTATACTTTTTGTCTTAAATTATATCTTGAATTTATCAGGTCAATTCAACCACTTTCCCTCTGGCTGCAAACCTCCTGTGTGAATAAATTATTATCACTTTCAACTGAATAAATTCCCCTTTACAAGGTCATTTATGAGACTGTGGAGGTTAGTGGGAGCACAAgtgcagagaaaacaacagcaccAAACAAGCCCTGCAAATGTCAACCTCCTGTGTGTACGTGTGGCAGTTTTTGGCCTTCTTGTTTTTGTGGTAGTGTTCAGTAGTTTCAGAAAGCTTCGTGTGGGTGACATATAggtgaaaagtgtgtgtgggatgacatgaaaaaaagaaacactcaCCAGCCTTAACAAGCAGGAAGAATTCAGTCCTTCCACGTACGTGTAGGTCTTCAGAGGCAGAGTTGGCCATGACAAACTCACAGTAGTAGCGGTCTGTGTCATCAGCCGTCAACTGAGAGATGGTCACATTCAGAGAGTGGCTGCTCGGGTCTCCACTGACAGTTGTGCGATTTTTGTCATCATCATTGGTCACAGAGAATTCGCTCTTGGTGTACATGAACAGCACCTCAACTGGACGCAGCCAGCTGCGCCTCAGGTAGACACCTATGGGTGAGGGGTGTCTCGGCTCAACTCCACAGGGAAGAACCACAGATTCCCCCTCATGCTTCTCGAAGAACACAATCTCACTGCGAACTTGATAGAAACCACAAAGGAATGTTACATACTGTCTGATGGAAATAGTGATTATATACTTATTTTAAAGAAGTGCAAAAGTTtcaaaggacaaaaaaatagTTATTGTGTCATCTTTGTAATCTCATCATCTTTATAAATCTTTATAAATCCAGTAGTAGTAAGATTCAACTTCATGTTTGACTACATTTCAAATgcactttaaagaaaaaaaaaaaaaacacacacacacacacaaattgtgAAATGTGCACCCACCAACAATCATATTTAGTAATCTTCCAACCAACCAGTCAATGTACATGagatggaaaaaataacaaGTAGAATCTATTATGCTACTACAAACCATGGTCTAATAAAATTATCAGTTAATTTAATCTGATAGCCCAATATTATCGTTGTGCAGAAATGTTCATGttatttaaatacaattcacATTGGGTATAGAAATCAGATGATAAAACCATCAGGCCAAACAACGAAACACAACTTACCAAACCCAGTTTGTGTGATTAACCACAACCAAACCAGGTACTGGATCGCAGTCATCTTTAACACTACCAGGAAACACTGATAAAATCCGGAGGTCAGAAGTCAGTGATGTAAACCATGACGGCCCAGACAAAAGCACTCAACGCTTGCCTTCACATTTTTAGGTTAACAGTAAATGAAACCAAGAGGAACTCCATGAAGCTCCACCTTCAAACCTCAAGGCGCAAACAAGAGGAAGCACACTCAACACTATGTATGATGGATCAGCTTCTTCTACGGCCATGTAGTAATGAAGAATGCCACATTacagcacagagagatgagacagAAAGTATCAGGATCAGAGCAACAACCAATTTGTGCATGTAGTTCCttgaaaatcctttttttttttgattaccTTTATTCacagtcttttttaaaatttgcatTAATTGTGTTTTACATGCTTGAGAAAACTTTCcatacagaaaatatttttgcatattcCAGAGGAAATGATGCTGACTTCCAGTTTCTTAACAGGATGTATCTGCTTTTTGATGATTATTTGCATTAGTGGGCAGATAACTCCAAAAGAGGCCCACTGACTGAAGGGTCTGATGCAAACAACAGAGCTAGACAATTAACGAAAGACTTGACAGCAAAAACATTCAAGTCTCAAGTTTCGACTTggtaaaatgatgaaatgaatcaaACACCACAGGGTGGGCCTGTGTAACCTCACCTCATGATGGGAAAACAAATAAGTGAagttgtgaaagaaaaatgttgaaatgttttgccattttaatggtCAGAAATAAGAGACTTGAAGActttcaaatgtgtttgttttttgttgtgactTCAAATAAACTTAAGATTACTGGCAGTGCGATACAGGCTTTTCAACTTTGTTTAAACACTGAACTTTGGTTTAGACATGAGAAAAAGTTATAAGAGACAACAAATGACGCAGCAAAAAACTGACTGTGGGGGTGACAACACCATCTCaatgcagaagaagaaatggaaacAAGACAGTAAATAGCTGAAATTTAGGGTGCACATACAAGGAGGTGCAAAACTGAAGCCTAAACAATGCACCTCCATTTTTCATCTATAAATTAGATTCAATTCTAAAAGTATAAGTAGTTTATCTCTGAAGCAAAATCTCCAGCAGAGCTATGTCACATACAACTAGCTGTTAAGATCTGCTGCATTGTCCCACTTGTCCAACAGGAAACCACAATTCAGTTTATATCTTGTGGTGTCTTGTGACTGCTTATAGAATGCTACAGTTTAAGACGAGTGCTGCAGTATCAGAGGCTGCAGCTGTTATACCGTTTCTCTTAACTGCCGCTGAATGCATTCATAAAACTCTAACAATTCTTTTAAACAAATTGAGGTGTCATAATACATATGAAATTTAGTGGAGCAAGTCTGCCATCACTAACACTTCTAACCGCAAATTCAAGGTCACAAAATGTATGACTAATTCCTGGAAATGTATGCAAATAATCTACATGGTGAAGGAagcaacaaaattaaaacatgcaaatgcaaGCATTAAgtcctgaaatgtttgtttccatttaattacattttatactaACATTTAATGGCTATAGATCCttataatgtttatatttcatttcaaaacatacataaaatttgtattgtattgctAAATTGCCAATATTAATACCATCTTAACATTGAATTATTTCTATTCATAAccacagaaaaaatatttaaacttgagtgtccaaacttttgactggtactgcATATTTATTACGattagaaaataacattttaagtTAGTTACTACTATGAAATGTCATCTTATTTACAAATTTAAGTATATACTGTGAACAATAACAAATGTATGAGACTGATGTCTAATAGGGTTTCTTTCCATGTATTCCATAGGGTCAGTGGGACTTATGTACACCTATTTAAGGGGCctgtatttttcatcttttgccACTAGGCGGTGCACTGGTTTCTgaatgtccacacacacactgagcacctTAATGTGCTGGAGTGTCCAAGAGGTGGATTTCACCTTGTTTTAAGccaaaa contains:
- the LOC130164066 gene encoding uncharacterized protein LOC130164066; translation: MTAIQYLVWLWLITQTGFVRSEIVFFEKHEGESVVLPCGVEPRHPSPIGVYLRRSWLRPVEVLFMYTKSEFSVTNDDDKNRTTVSGDPSSHSLNVTISQLTADDTDRYYCEFVMANSASEDLHVRGRTEFFLLVKADAHGLVDIGLVETCAGGFAVLPCFSPNEEGLAVEGVSLKRQRGLAPVETLYHSKSHHGRSPPSSSSSQFSTERVHLSSAPGPSGITYNLTLQQLQPEDSAMYSCKLLMHGRSDDSTSLGRRVFFVSVQGGDCGCSNYSTLLYALSAAVAILLLLVLIGFVVIYQGKAHHSVKSHPQGPIYEVMTGLPPLSRKLASHHLEEIESSEYRNCPVKKSRPENHYET